The Halosimplex litoreum genome has a window encoding:
- a CDS encoding DUF7318 family protein yields MSSSGSTYGDIHRYEPARESTAAAVALVLLTIVEVVFVGLFTFGLVNGWGYSPLGNMYLGGILAIIFVDLAFILMVYRKEFLPDVMIVKKRRRKWEDLYIREEDVDGTSFADGDPLESVKRAVYPYYKR; encoded by the coding sequence ATGTCCTCCTCCGGATCCACGTACGGTGACATCCACCGGTACGAACCGGCCCGCGAGAGCACGGCGGCGGCAGTCGCGCTCGTTCTGCTGACGATCGTCGAGGTCGTCTTCGTCGGGCTGTTCACGTTCGGGCTCGTGAACGGGTGGGGCTACAGCCCGCTCGGGAACATGTATCTGGGCGGTATCCTCGCCATCATCTTCGTCGACCTGGCGTTTATCCTGATGGTCTACCGCAAGGAGTTCCTGCCCGACGTGATGATCGTCAAGAAACGGCGCCGCAAGTGGGAGGACCTGTACATCCGCGAGGAGGACGTCGACGGGACGTCGTTCGCGGATGGCGACCCGCTGGAGAGCGTGAAACGAGCTGTCTACCCCTACTACAAACGATAA
- a CDS encoding Rieske 2Fe-2S domain-containing protein, with the protein MPLDEDKYPGETGRRRFVKGVVGSAALASVGTGGAAAVNTVTSAAGGGGGPTQYMAIENTDGPAPRGMPIVPVEVNDSGELNGIFPEASTETVQGVQRTIAEMDMGGTTYSSQWFQYCGLESYQGVRPDADADNLLRASASPPPAYEWQQDVEGNTPLTVDMFDDYEEWGNSIGEAGLGKPASATWRSQGENAKTIPVQVLRTPEVSKMVNGEQGVFGNDYSTIPQNVRNFLDAATDQDFMAWINKCTHFCCVPGYKQLAGSANFGGANAVYCQCHQSVYDPFSPTQVQFVARPRPDN; encoded by the coding sequence ATGCCACTGGACGAAGACAAGTATCCGGGCGAGACGGGCAGACGCCGCTTCGTGAAGGGCGTCGTCGGGAGCGCCGCGCTGGCGAGCGTGGGCACCGGCGGCGCGGCCGCCGTGAACACGGTCACGTCGGCGGCGGGCGGCGGCGGTGGCCCGACACAGTACATGGCCATCGAGAACACGGACGGCCCCGCACCGCGCGGGATGCCGATCGTCCCGGTCGAAGTGAACGACTCGGGTGAGCTCAACGGAATCTTCCCCGAAGCCAGCACCGAGACGGTCCAAGGGGTCCAGCGGACCATCGCGGAGATGGACATGGGTGGGACGACCTACTCGTCGCAGTGGTTCCAGTACTGCGGGCTCGAGAGCTACCAAGGCGTCAGGCCCGACGCGGACGCGGACAACCTCCTCCGCGCGTCGGCCAGCCCGCCGCCGGCGTACGAGTGGCAGCAGGACGTCGAAGGTAACACCCCGCTGACCGTCGACATGTTCGACGACTACGAGGAGTGGGGCAACAGCATCGGAGAAGCCGGTCTCGGCAAGCCCGCGAGCGCGACCTGGCGCTCGCAGGGCGAGAACGCGAAGACGATTCCGGTCCAGGTGTTGCGGACACCGGAGGTTTCGAAGATGGTCAACGGGGAGCAGGGCGTCTTCGGAAACGACTACAGCACGATCCCCCAGAACGTACGGAACTTCCTGGACGCGGCGACCGACCAGGACTTCATGGCCTGGATCAACAAGTGTACGCACTTCTGCTGCGTGCCTGGCTACAAGCAACTGGCGGGGAGCGCGAACTTCGGCGGGGCGAACGCGGTGTACTGCCAGTGTCACCAGTCGGTGTACGACCCGTTCAGCCCGACGCAAGTCCAGTTCGTCGCGCGCCCGCGGCCGGATAACTAA
- a CDS encoding cytochrome b, whose product MSLERKDEHDHDGWMESRDLTAIEEIYLTVLLWLDRRLRIVDYLEILENMYYKVNFQMPKSHTEQYNLDNKFWYWYPLYALGSFSTIAYVVAAISGALLGFYYAPGAGASNGTPALAYNSITFIMTELNFGFFLRSLHRWSAQVMVAAVFLHMLRVYFTGAYKEPRELNWIIGIVLISLTMVFGYTGYLLPWDQLAFWAGQIGVEMSLSIPLIGEWVAQLLFGGFTLSQSTVQRMYILHVFVLPFVTTGIIAVHIGIVWMQGIAEPH is encoded by the coding sequence ATGAGTCTCGAACGCAAAGACGAACACGACCACGACGGCTGGATGGAGAGCCGTGACCTCACGGCTATCGAAGAGATCTACCTCACGGTGTTGCTGTGGCTCGACCGACGGCTGCGTATCGTCGACTATCTGGAGATCCTCGAGAACATGTACTACAAGGTTAACTTCCAGATGCCCAAGAGCCACACCGAACAGTACAACCTGGACAACAAGTTCTGGTACTGGTACCCCCTCTACGCGTTAGGGTCGTTCTCGACGATCGCGTACGTCGTCGCGGCGATATCGGGTGCGCTGCTGGGGTTCTACTACGCGCCGGGTGCCGGGGCCTCCAACGGGACGCCCGCGCTCGCGTACAACTCCATCACCTTCATCATGACCGAGCTGAACTTCGGTTTCTTCCTCCGGTCGCTACACCGGTGGTCGGCGCAGGTGATGGTCGCGGCCGTGTTCCTACACATGCTGCGGGTGTACTTCACGGGCGCGTACAAGGAGCCGCGCGAACTCAACTGGATCATCGGCATCGTGCTCATCTCGCTGACGATGGTCTTCGGGTACACGGGCTACCTGCTCCCGTGGGACCAGCTGGCCTTCTGGGCCGGCCAGATCGGCGTCGAGATGAGCCTCTCTATCCCGCTGATCGGCGAGTGGGTGGCCCAGCTGCTGTTCGGCGGGTTCACCCTGAGTCAGTCGACGGTCCAGCGGATGTACATCCTGCACGTGTTCGTGCTCCCGTTCGTCACGACCGGGATCATCGCCGTGCACATCGGCATCGTCTGGATGCAGGGCATCGCGGAACCCCACTGA
- a CDS encoding cytochrome b family protein has product MSDNDNSEEVRTDGTGIVPPDDETPTWSERKTRKQGLARLTYEYFERSRREDQDLRQQSSYVERDVLAFPTWPHEMIRNLALTSFFVGMIIFLSAALPPHIGPPADSSSTPAIILPDWYLYWSFGLLKLGPLNPDISLLGGQKLMADRTYGVLANLVVVGFVAIVPFLNKGSARRPVEQPFWSAVGVSGVVFAFTVAALSVKNLIPMDSHLIFDLTFLLPVLAAFLSYAVLRTMREGYMFNLNRRYYRLRPPK; this is encoded by the coding sequence ATGAGCGACAACGACAACAGCGAGGAAGTTCGCACCGACGGCACGGGTATCGTCCCGCCGGACGACGAGACCCCGACCTGGAGCGAGCGCAAGACGCGCAAACAGGGGCTCGCCCGGCTGACCTACGAGTACTTCGAGCGGTCCCGTCGAGAGGACCAGGACCTGCGACAGCAGTCGAGCTACGTCGAGCGCGACGTGCTCGCGTTCCCGACGTGGCCCCACGAGATGATCCGCAACCTCGCGCTGACGAGTTTCTTCGTCGGCATGATCATCTTCCTCTCTGCGGCGCTGCCGCCCCACATCGGCCCGCCGGCCGACTCCTCGTCGACGCCGGCGATCATCCTGCCCGACTGGTATCTCTACTGGTCGTTCGGCCTGCTGAAACTCGGCCCGCTCAACCCCGATATCAGTCTGCTCGGCGGCCAGAAGCTCATGGCCGACCGTACCTACGGCGTCCTCGCCAACCTGGTCGTCGTCGGCTTCGTCGCCATCGTGCCCTTCCTCAACAAGGGGAGCGCCCGCCGGCCCGTCGAGCAGCCGTTCTGGTCGGCCGTCGGCGTCAGCGGCGTCGTCTTCGCGTTCACGGTCGCGGCGCTGTCGGTCAAGAACCTCATCCCGATGGACTCCCATCTCATCTTCGACCTGACGTTCCTCCTGCCGGTCCTGGCGGCGTTCCTCAGTTACGCCGTCCTCCGGACGATGCGGGAGGGGTACATGTTCAACCTCAACCGCCGGTACTACCGCCTGCGGCCACCGAAGTAG
- a CDS encoding DUF7315 family membrane protein translates to MVVPDAVYKRVTVFSTLFAVAAVVGGFLLLDVATDRATAELSEVQPLVALAGLGLIAIGAVTYAFSTRFRADGMGNAKDETDELSDNG, encoded by the coding sequence GTGGTCGTCCCCGACGCCGTCTACAAGCGCGTGACGGTGTTCTCGACGCTGTTCGCCGTCGCGGCGGTCGTCGGCGGGTTCCTGTTGCTCGACGTGGCGACCGACAGGGCGACGGCGGAGCTGTCGGAGGTCCAGCCGCTGGTCGCGCTGGCTGGGTTGGGCCTGATCGCTATCGGTGCGGTCACCTACGCGTTTTCGACGCGGTTCCGCGCCGACGGAATGGGAAACGCTAAAGACGAAACCGACGAATTATCCGACAATGGCTGA
- a CDS encoding DUF7314 family protein, which translates to MADEFAKGMAVLSAAGLAWLTLAGWYRTPSFEGSGVQLVAPVEGVNTVYGELGVAIMDVMAWFAVFGALTFWVIIPAVEELRSAYAERSN; encoded by the coding sequence ATGGCTGACGAATTCGCGAAAGGGATGGCGGTCCTCTCGGCTGCGGGGCTGGCGTGGCTGACCCTCGCCGGTTGGTACCGCACGCCCAGCTTCGAGGGGAGCGGTGTCCAGCTGGTCGCCCCGGTCGAGGGCGTCAACACCGTCTACGGCGAGCTCGGCGTCGCGATCATGGACGTGATGGCGTGGTTCGCGGTCTTCGGCGCGCTGACGTTCTGGGTGATCATCCCCGCCGTCGAAGAGCTCCGAAGCGCGTACGCCGAGCGCTCGAACTGA
- a CDS encoding DUF7313 family protein, with protein MVAYELFGPVDAVLDSHITEEVLVIEAVLLGLVVLNIAARALAHRRHLSQAESGDADELSRHPFHVFTNVALVLGSFYFLTVHQHAGMVTAVIAIFVLMTDLFEFESRKVEVRREIDVEPPKAAIGVSLVALMYVAYVTFFYGPLGQFL; from the coding sequence ATGGTTGCATACGAGCTGTTCGGACCGGTCGACGCGGTCCTCGACAGCCACATCACCGAGGAAGTGCTCGTCATCGAGGCGGTGCTCCTCGGTCTCGTGGTCCTGAACATCGCGGCGCGCGCGCTGGCCCATCGACGCCACCTCTCGCAGGCCGAGAGCGGCGACGCCGACGAACTCTCGCGACACCCCTTCCACGTCTTCACCAACGTCGCGCTCGTGCTCGGGTCGTTCTACTTCCTCACCGTCCACCAGCACGCCGGCATGGTCACCGCCGTCATCGCCATCTTCGTGCTCATGACGGATCTCTTCGAGTTCGAGTCACGCAAGGTCGAGGTCCGCCGGGAGATCGACGTCGAACCCCCCAAGGCCGCTATCGGCGTCTCCCTCGTCGCACTGATGTACGTGGCCTACGTCACGTTCTTCTACGGCCCGCTCGGCCAGTTCCTGTAA
- a CDS encoding NAD(+)/NADH kinase: MSDSPVVGVVGAEADAVVAAVESAGARATAGTAKRVVEGSDAVVAVGESALLAVARTGTDDPVLPVCAGPGVRSLPREEVPTGVADFVAGDYEQVDHPLVGVNVAGRTRATVLFDLMLVSAEPAQISEYTVERGDERVAQFRADGVVVATPAGSSGYASAAGGPILTTDTDAVAVVPVAPFETDIDHWVLPPEGLGVSVERDETTVHLLADDRVVGPVEPHDPVYVTPAGSVPLAVVAASRSPFPPA, encoded by the coding sequence ATGAGCGACAGTCCGGTGGTCGGCGTCGTAGGCGCCGAGGCCGACGCGGTGGTCGCCGCCGTCGAGTCCGCCGGCGCCCGGGCGACGGCGGGGACGGCGAAACGCGTGGTCGAGGGAAGCGATGCCGTCGTCGCCGTCGGCGAATCCGCGCTGCTCGCGGTCGCGCGCACCGGCACCGACGACCCCGTCCTCCCCGTCTGCGCCGGTCCCGGCGTCCGCTCGCTGCCCCGCGAGGAAGTCCCCACCGGGGTCGCGGACTTCGTAGCCGGTGACTACGAACAGGTGGATCACCCGCTCGTCGGCGTGAACGTCGCCGGTCGGACCCGCGCCACGGTCCTGTTCGACCTGATGCTGGTCAGCGCCGAACCCGCACAGATCTCGGAGTACACCGTCGAGCGCGGTGACGAGCGAGTCGCGCAGTTTCGTGCCGACGGCGTCGTCGTCGCCACGCCCGCGGGCTCTTCGGGCTACGCGAGCGCCGCCGGCGGGCCGATCCTCACCACCGATACCGACGCCGTCGCCGTCGTTCCGGTCGCCCCCTTCGAGACGGACATCGACCACTGGGTCCTCCCACCGGAGGGCCTCGGTGTCTCCGTCGAACGCGACGAGACCACCGTCCACCTGCTGGCCGACGACAGAGTCGTCGGCCCGGTCGAGCCCCACGACCCCGTGTACGTGACTCCTGCCGGCTCGGTACCCCTGGCCGTGGTCGCGGCCAGTCGGTCACCGTTCCCCCCGGCCTGA
- a CDS encoding halocyanin domain-containing protein, with translation MTRETTRRRFVTGAVGAGAAGVATAPAAAQETETDGGGTPTGGGTATGDGTAAGGGTAGGGTAAGDGTAGGGTAGGGGGGQPDFGTFFEDVDNYDGSVADLRGEGEPAVQVGTEANGGAFGFGPPAVHVENGATVTWTWTGAGCPHNVVADEGAFDSGEAGCEEVSPFEFTFEEDGIYRYHCAPHLQLGMKGAVVVGTDYPMADTGGGGGGPGIPTVPDTALTLGVAAGFAMAATLGLTYLFIKYGGDFGEFDEA, from the coding sequence ATGACTCGAGAGACGACGCGACGGAGGTTCGTGACCGGTGCCGTCGGCGCCGGGGCGGCCGGAGTTGCGACCGCCCCAGCGGCCGCACAGGAGACCGAGACCGACGGCGGCGGCACGCCGACCGGTGGGGGCACGGCCACGGGCGATGGGACCGCGGCCGGGGGCGGGACGGCCGGAGGCGGAACCGCGGCGGGCGACGGGACGGCCGGAGGCGGAACCGCCGGTGGCGGCGGGGGCGGTCAGCCCGACTTCGGCACCTTCTTCGAAGACGTGGACAACTACGACGGCTCGGTAGCGGACCTCCGTGGTGAGGGCGAACCGGCGGTCCAGGTCGGCACAGAGGCTAACGGCGGTGCCTTCGGCTTCGGTCCGCCGGCGGTCCACGTCGAGAACGGCGCGACGGTCACCTGGACCTGGACCGGAGCGGGCTGCCCGCACAACGTCGTCGCGGACGAGGGGGCGTTCGACTCGGGCGAGGCGGGCTGCGAGGAGGTCTCCCCGTTCGAGTTCACCTTCGAGGAAGACGGTATCTACCGGTATCACTGCGCACCCCACCTCCAGCTCGGGATGAAGGGGGCCGTCGTCGTCGGGACCGACTACCCGATGGCCGACACCGGGGGTGGCGGCGGCGGTCCCGGCATCCCGACGGTCCCCGACACGGCGCTCACCCTGGGTGTCGCGGCCGGGTTCGCGATGGCGGCGACGCTCGGACTGACGTACCTCTTCATCAAGTACGGCGGCGACTTCGGCGAGTTCGACGAGGCCTGA
- a CDS encoding plastocyanin/azurin family copper-binding protein has product MSDQSADVSRRAFLRAGAGATAVAAGAGTAAAQEEGGGGGNVKPVFPSYVSDANGPGYQDMRGSSEVTVEVGAGSGGFAFAPTNIWVDSGTTVVFEFVAPSHNVKPTEQPDGGGLAGTEGGQFATIPEGETYEVTLETGGMYTYNCAPHEGQGMKGAIAVGGDVETEEISTPSAPSRPQVPGAAKSLGIATGFGMAATLGLGYFFIKYGGDYGEYDE; this is encoded by the coding sequence ATGAGCGACCAGAGCGCGGACGTGTCACGGCGGGCGTTCCTGCGCGCCGGTGCAGGCGCCACAGCAGTCGCGGCCGGTGCGGGCACCGCGGCCGCCCAGGAAGAGGGCGGCGGGGGCGGCAACGTCAAGCCGGTGTTCCCCTCCTACGTCAGCGACGCCAACGGCCCGGGCTATCAGGACATGCGCGGCAGCTCCGAAGTGACCGTCGAGGTCGGCGCGGGCTCCGGCGGATTCGCGTTCGCCCCCACGAACATCTGGGTCGACTCGGGGACGACCGTCGTCTTCGAGTTCGTCGCACCGAGTCACAACGTCAAGCCGACCGAACAGCCGGACGGCGGCGGGCTCGCCGGCACGGAGGGCGGTCAGTTCGCGACGATCCCCGAGGGAGAGACCTACGAGGTGACGCTGGAGACCGGCGGGATGTACACCTACAACTGTGCGCCGCACGAGGGTCAGGGCATGAAAGGCGCCATCGCCGTCGGCGGCGACGTCGAGACCGAGGAGATCAGCACGCCCAGCGCCCCTTCGCGCCCGCAGGTCCCCGGCGCGGCGAAGTCCCTCGGCATCGCGACCGGCTTCGGGATGGCGGCGACGCTGGGACTGGGGTACTTCTTCATCAAGTACGGCGGCGACTACGGCGAGTACGACGAGTAG
- a CDS encoding SRPBCC family protein translates to MDEVEVSTVIHVPPAEAYDFIVDFPRYADYSEYLEEVRRDGDGSPGTRYALRFSWWKLTYTAHTKVVDADPPNRLDWRVVKNIDADGHWRVEDATEEAPEGVEAASHVSLRIEYDPGSVNAGSIDLPRFVSLSWVVEKVKPLIQNEAERVVERIVADIEGQSREVDLTVHTRPDAI, encoded by the coding sequence GTGGACGAAGTCGAGGTCAGCACGGTCATCCACGTGCCGCCCGCGGAGGCGTACGACTTCATCGTCGACTTTCCGCGGTACGCCGACTACTCCGAGTACCTGGAGGAGGTCCGTCGCGACGGCGACGGCTCGCCCGGCACGCGCTACGCGCTCCGGTTTTCCTGGTGGAAACTCACCTACACCGCTCACACGAAAGTGGTCGACGCCGACCCACCGAACCGCCTCGACTGGCGGGTCGTCAAGAACATCGACGCCGACGGCCACTGGCGCGTCGAGGACGCCACCGAGGAGGCGCCCGAGGGCGTCGAGGCGGCCTCGCACGTCTCGCTGCGCATCGAGTACGACCCTGGGTCGGTCAACGCCGGCAGCATCGACCTGCCGCGGTTCGTCTCGCTGTCGTGGGTCGTCGAGAAGGTCAAACCGTTGATCCAGAACGAGGCCGAACGCGTCGTCGAGCGGATCGTCGCCGACATCGAGGGCCAGTCCCGGGAGGTCGACCTGACGGTTCACACTCGGCCGGACGCCATCTGA
- a CDS encoding DUF5518 domain-containing protein yields MATNSDSFVERREGDFWVNALLGAVVMVVLSWIPFATVLGGGVAGYLQQGTRAGGAKVGAVSGLIAAIPVFGVLGLVFGGIGLGAIAGGEALGFAVFATVMLFALVLTAVVVAGTGAVGGYVGVYLRERTDGDDYDDHGPAADPTVEADPETAP; encoded by the coding sequence ATGGCTACGAACTCCGACTCGTTCGTCGAGCGTCGCGAGGGTGACTTCTGGGTAAACGCGCTGCTCGGCGCGGTCGTGATGGTGGTGTTGTCGTGGATCCCCTTCGCGACGGTGCTGGGCGGCGGCGTCGCGGGCTATCTCCAGCAGGGGACCCGCGCGGGAGGCGCGAAGGTCGGTGCCGTCTCCGGACTGATCGCCGCGATCCCAGTGTTCGGGGTGCTGGGGCTGGTGTTCGGCGGTATCGGCCTCGGTGCCATCGCTGGCGGTGAAGCGCTGGGTTTCGCCGTCTTCGCCACGGTCATGCTGTTCGCCCTCGTCCTCACCGCAGTCGTCGTCGCCGGGACCGGCGCCGTCGGCGGCTACGTCGGCGTCTACCTCCGCGAGCGCACCGACGGGGACGACTACGACGACCACGGTCCCGCCGCCGACCCGACCGTTGAGGCCGACCCCGAGACGGCCCCCTGA
- a CDS encoding universal stress protein — protein MRYLVATDGSTVSDGAVEHAAREASAWDASLEIVHVLTPETKLVDGDIVLPGEDSAVDHAEEILDTAAETAERATEHGDIAIDTQLLTGRPAEAITTYAENAGVDAIFVGHRGVSERRRRVGSVAKTVIDKASVPVTVSR, from the coding sequence ATGCGCTATCTGGTCGCGACCGACGGGTCGACAGTGAGCGACGGAGCGGTCGAACACGCCGCCCGCGAGGCGAGCGCCTGGGACGCGAGTCTCGAGATCGTCCACGTGTTGACCCCCGAGACGAAACTGGTCGACGGCGACATCGTTCTCCCGGGCGAGGACAGCGCGGTCGACCACGCCGAAGAGATCCTCGACACGGCGGCCGAGACGGCCGAAAGAGCCACCGAACACGGCGATATCGCGATCGACACGCAACTGCTGACCGGCCGACCGGCGGAGGCGATCACGACCTACGCCGAGAACGCCGGCGTCGACGCGATCTTCGTCGGTCACCGCGGGGTGTCCGAGCGTCGGCGCCGTGTCGGCAGCGTCGCGAAGACCGTCATCGACAAGGCGTCTGTTCCGGTGACGGTCTCCCGGTAA
- a CDS encoding M48 family metalloprotease, with product MSLRNDRGLVVRMAAALAVVVVANALFVGVVVTLAAPWLGTAVRGAASAAGVSGSVAALWWLPLAAALVALSVWAQLRYVRRETLAAVDAEPAHPETYPGLDRRLTRLATQTAVPTPDCYVVDSETPNSFALDGAGSPTVVVSTGLLATLDADHLDAVLAHELAHLQHRDATVMTLASFLPALTGDRYSFLDHFGPWARSRVVWAAALAALYAVGAVATGTSPFDLGYALGFAGGVVAAVVLGGVALGAFAVAATVAARRLSRYREFAADRAAGRLSGDPAALADALATLDDETAEAPTTDKRLAYDEVRGLCLLPAGFGTEAPDPDEFHVETRSHPPTDERVARLRDLIDRQ from the coding sequence GTGTCCCTCCGGAACGACCGCGGCCTGGTAGTTCGGATGGCGGCGGCGCTGGCCGTCGTCGTCGTCGCGAACGCGCTGTTCGTCGGCGTCGTCGTCACGCTGGCCGCGCCGTGGCTCGGCACCGCCGTTCGCGGAGCCGCGAGCGCTGCGGGCGTCTCCGGGTCGGTCGCCGCGCTGTGGTGGCTCCCGCTGGCCGCCGCGCTCGTCGCCCTCAGCGTCTGGGCGCAGCTGCGATACGTCCGCCGGGAGACGCTCGCAGCGGTCGACGCCGAGCCGGCCCACCCCGAGACCTACCCGGGACTCGACCGCCGTCTGACGCGCCTGGCCACCCAGACCGCCGTCCCCACGCCCGATTGCTACGTCGTCGACAGCGAGACGCCCAACAGCTTCGCGCTCGACGGCGCCGGCTCCCCCACGGTCGTCGTCAGCACCGGGCTGTTGGCGACGCTCGACGCCGACCACCTGGACGCCGTCCTCGCGCACGAGCTCGCGCACCTCCAGCACCGCGACGCCACCGTCATGACGCTGGCCTCCTTCCTCCCCGCCCTGACCGGCGACCGCTACTCGTTCCTCGACCACTTCGGCCCGTGGGCGCGGAGCCGCGTCGTCTGGGCCGCCGCGCTCGCCGCCCTCTACGCCGTCGGCGCCGTCGCGACCGGCACGAGCCCGTTCGATCTCGGGTACGCGCTCGGGTTCGCCGGCGGCGTCGTCGCCGCGGTCGTCCTCGGCGGCGTCGCCCTGGGGGCCTTCGCAGTCGCGGCGACCGTCGCCGCCCGTCGGCTGTCCCGGTACCGCGAGTTCGCCGCCGACCGGGCCGCCGGGCGGCTCAGCGGCGACCCCGCCGCGCTCGCCGACGCGCTCGCGACGCTCGACGACGAGACGGCCGAAGCTCCGACCACGGACAAACGGCTCGCCTACGACGAGGTACGCGGCCTCTGTCTGCTCCCCGCGGGCTTCGGTACCGAGGCGCCCGACCCAGACGAGTTCCACGTCGAGACCCGCTCACACCCGCCCACCGACGAGCGAGTCGCGCGGCTCCGCGACCTGATCGACCGCCAGTGA
- a CDS encoding DUF4129 domain-containing protein, producing MRRSGPRITLVALAVLAVAFGGTLFPASGFGSVPADETDLIGADRPAEPGDRSGSDTAGSGPAGTVEPLTDAADESTPVSTVAEGDATTATSTPEPESTPTATPVPDGDDDASGGGGVAGLVGWLFGGGLLALAGVSILAGLSSWLDGGGSGDGPTLGPFSFGWSFGGDGVSPAGLVKRIPQTTMVALVGASTGTARVLSTAGSVAGDVAAGLATVVGGGSRATGGLLAGLGGLFSSSSGSLLSIGGVLSGLASGESDSASGRAPDADARTAAAVDPESSDDPIRTVEGAWEAFADPLAVRDREARTPGELARTAVDRGDPADPVERLRDVFRDVRYGGVAATDDRTRTAVEAARDVLSRREDEE from the coding sequence GTGAGGCGTTCTGGTCCCCGCATCACGCTCGTAGCGCTGGCCGTCCTGGCGGTCGCGTTCGGTGGCACCCTCTTCCCCGCCTCGGGGTTCGGGTCGGTGCCGGCCGACGAAACCGACCTGATCGGTGCCGACCGCCCCGCCGAGCCGGGCGACCGGTCCGGTTCGGACACCGCAGGGTCCGGGCCGGCGGGGACCGTGGAACCGCTGACGGACGCCGCCGACGAATCGACGCCGGTCTCGACTGTCGCCGAGGGAGACGCGACGACGGCGACGTCGACCCCGGAACCGGAGTCGACACCGACGGCGACGCCAGTCCCCGACGGTGACGACGATGCGTCGGGCGGTGGCGGTGTCGCCGGCCTGGTGGGCTGGCTGTTCGGCGGTGGGCTGCTCGCGCTGGCCGGTGTCTCGATACTGGCGGGCCTGTCGTCGTGGTTGGACGGGGGCGGTTCGGGCGACGGACCGACGCTCGGGCCGTTCTCGTTCGGCTGGTCGTTCGGCGGGGACGGCGTCTCGCCGGCGGGACTGGTCAAGCGGATCCCGCAGACGACCATGGTCGCGCTCGTCGGTGCGTCGACCGGCACTGCCCGGGTCCTGTCGACCGCGGGCTCGGTCGCCGGGGACGTCGCCGCGGGACTCGCGACCGTCGTCGGTGGCGGGTCGCGAGCGACGGGCGGCCTGCTCGCCGGGCTGGGCGGGCTGTTCTCGTCGTCGAGCGGATCGCTGCTGTCGATCGGAGGAGTCCTGTCGGGACTGGCTAGCGGCGAGTCGGACAGTGCGAGCGGGCGCGCGCCCGACGCCGACGCGCGGACGGCCGCGGCCGTCGACCCCGAATCGAGTGACGACCCGATCCGGACGGTCGAGGGGGCGTGGGAAGCGTTCGCCGACCCGCTCGCGGTCCGCGATCGGGAGGCCCGGACACCCGGAGAACTGGCGCGGACCGCGGTCGACCGGGGGGACCCGGCGGACCCGGTCGAACGACTCAGAGACGTGTTCAGAGACGTCCGCTACGGCGGCGTAGCGGCGACCGACGACCGAACGCGGACCGCCGTCGAGGCGGCCAGGGACGTGCTGTCCCGGCGGGAGGACGAGGAATGA
- a CDS encoding DUF7269 family protein: MNSPPSAGPDRDPSPWSLIIVPDVDFDRGLGGRRVRLAAAAVGGIALATALALVAGVGGQRFADAVDAVVWPARPLVYFVAHFALVLGAWSLWRGRSTGEATDVSLPDPDDAGGTRDRLVGDSMDEVLDALGDPEAPVKEWRRADVRARIRSLAVDVLREAGTDDPEAALATGEWTDDPRAAAYLGDDVPLPVRMRVADWAGGDPYRRRVAATVTELSDVAGVETEVAEA, encoded by the coding sequence ATGAACTCGCCGCCGTCGGCCGGACCGGACCGCGACCCCAGCCCTTGGAGTCTGATCATCGTTCCCGACGTCGACTTCGACCGCGGGCTCGGTGGGCGACGGGTCCGACTGGCCGCGGCCGCGGTCGGCGGTATCGCGCTCGCGACGGCGCTCGCGCTGGTCGCCGGCGTCGGCGGCCAGCGATTCGCCGACGCGGTCGACGCGGTGGTCTGGCCGGCCCGCCCGCTCGTGTACTTCGTCGCGCACTTCGCGCTCGTCCTCGGCGCCTGGTCGCTGTGGCGCGGCCGCTCGACGGGCGAGGCGACCGACGTTTCGCTCCCCGACCCGGACGACGCCGGCGGAACCCGAGACCGACTGGTCGGTGATTCGATGGACGAAGTGCTCGACGCGCTCGGCGACCCAGAAGCCCCCGTCAAAGAGTGGCGTCGTGCGGACGTGCGGGCACGGATCCGCTCTCTGGCGGTCGACGTGCTCCGAGAGGCCGGAACCGACGACCCGGAGGCCGCCCTGGCGACGGGCGAGTGGACCGACGACCCGCGCGCGGCGGCCTACCTGGGCGACGACGTGCCGTTGCCGGTCCGGATGCGCGTCGCCGACTGGGCGGGTGGCGATCCCTATCGTCGGCGGGTCGCGGCGACCGTCACGGAGCTGTCGGACGTCGCCGGCGTCGAGACGGAGGTGGCCGAGGCGTGA